The following DNA comes from Occultella kanbiaonis.
GTTCAGCTCGGCTTCGGCCAGATCGACCCGCGCAAGGTCACGCAGCCCCTGCGGGCACGTGCCGACCAGGCGGGCATCACCCCGCGTCGGCACGCGGCCGAGTTCCGCACCTCCGACGCCGAGTCCTACGAGGTCGGCCAGGAGCTGACCGCGCAGACCTTCGAGTCCGGTACCCGTGTCGACGTGATCGGCACCACCAAGGGCAAGGGCTTCGCCGGTGTGATGAAGCGTCACGGCTTCCACGGCGTCGGCGCCTCCCACGGTGCGCACCGTAACCACCGCAAGCCCGGCTCGATCGGTGGGGCCTCCACCCCGTCGCGCGTGTTCAAGGGCGTGCGGATGGCCGGCCGGATGGG
Coding sequences within:
- the rplC gene encoding 50S ribosomal protein L3; the encoded protein is MTSTPQQSERAVKAILGTKLGMTQVWDDAGRQIPVTVVQVGTNVVTQIRTVDKDGYSAVQLGFGQIDPRKVTQPLRARADQAGITPRRHAAEFRTSDAESYEVGQELTAQTFESGTRVDVIGTTKGKGFAGVMKRHGFHGVGASHGAHRNHRKPGSIGGASTPSRVFKGVRMAGRMGHDRQTTQNLTIHAVDAEKGLLLITGAVPGPKGGLVVVRTAVKGA